The genomic stretch GTTCCATGCACCACCGGCTCATCCGCAGGTGACATCTTCTTGGGCTTCTGGATATTAACTGTATATCCACCAGAGTTAGGCACAAACTCGGCACCATAACTGACTTCCCACCCAACAACACGGAGCTCCCAAACAATAACACATTTCTGCATTTCAAAGAATCTCAGTCACCAACACTAGCATGAGTAATCCATCCACTAGTTTTCTCATCACATATTCTGCAGAATATAGAATTAGAAAAACAGCATCCACAACAAGCAGAACTCAAGTATAAGATTGGATGAAAATATCTGTTTATACCTCATAGATTATGATTTCCACAATTTGTTTGGTCCCGGGCTTAATTGTCATCTCGGTTGCAGGGTCAGAAACAGTAAATTCAGGATTGCAATCACAATAATCTACACTCAAGCCGCCATACTGCACTGGGACTTGCTCAGGAGAAATGTACCTGCCAATCATACAAGCACAGTGTTTCGAATGTAACAAAGGCTCCAGAAGGAAACAATTACAACGTAATGAGTTCAAACGCTTTTGGATCTATTTACTTGAAAAGCATCTCCGCAGTTCTCGCAGGGCTTGCGAACACGAACTTGCTCTTGGTCCTCTGGGTCAAGAAAGGGCTCATCATCGCGTAAAATGCCAGATACCACCAGGGAACATTGATAAACACCTAACCAAGAACCCCATCATAACCCACAAAATTCATCAATTCAAACAACAGGACAGCTGAACATAGCTCATCAACCATGAAATCAACGTGTAACCGCAACGTACCTGCTTGGCCACGAACTCGGGATAGTTGTCCTGAAGCATCTGGAGAGCCTGCTTGGTGGCGATCCGGAGCTCACGCTTCCCCGGTCCCGGAGAATTCTTCAGATCGCTCACCTGAAAAATGGTGCAAATGCCACCCGGATTGAAATCGAGCTTCCGGATGCTTCTCTCCAAGAACTGCACCCTCCACCGCAAGAACTTAGCCCGCTTCTCATCGTCGCCGAACGTCTTCTGATACAGCTCCTTATTCTGAAACTCCCCATAGACGTTGTAGCAGACGGCATGGCCCTCCCGATCGTGGCCGTGCATGAACACGACCTTGTCAAGATCATCGCCGAGGTCTTCGTCCACGAGGGCGTCGATGCTGAACTGCTTTCGCCAGTGGACCGTGTTCCGCAGCATGACGAACGCGTCCTTGACCTTGAAGTCACGAGCCCGGAGGAACTTGAGCAGGACGACGTCCGTCCGCTCGTCCATGAGCAGCGGGATCCCCCAGATGGAGACTTCTCCGGCGGAGACGGAGGTTTCGCCGGTTTCGGGTTCTTGCTCCGGGGTTTGCTTGGAGAAAAACGTGTTGGTGTTGAGGGCTTCCTGGACGAGCTGCTTTAGCTCCTCCAGAGCCTTCCTCTCGGAATCGGAGAGATCGGCGACCTTGTTGCTCTCCTCTTTGAAGGAAGCGAAGGACTGAGGAGGGAGCTTCTGCGGCTCGGCTGGCGCCTCCAGCTTCTGAGTGGCGTCAACAGAGACCACAACCTCCTCGTGGGTCGGCGGCGATTTCTCGAGCGGCTCGGACTCCACCGCCGTGGTGGTCGTCACCACGGCCGACGGAGGCGGGGGCAGCTCTCCTTGCTCCGCCGGAGCATGCTCCCTCGGCGGCTCCGCCAGTGGGAACTCCTCCGTCGCTTGCGGCGGCGGCGTCGCGGCTACATCGGCCATTGCTGGAAgattccctttttcttctttgggggATAAGGCTGATGACGGATGGAGATGGGCTTGGCGGAAAATGGTAATGGGAGGTTTTGCAGCAacaagacgagagagagagagacagagagatgctTTCTTTTTGAGGTGAAGGTGATGACAAATGAAGATGATAGTTCCAGACTAGGTTGGGGACGTGAAGTGGGGGCCTTCGTCTCGACCAGTCGGTTCGGTTCACTGTGGCGTTTATGTTCCGAGTGAGCACTGAGCAGACGGTCACAGTGACAGTGACGGTGACGGTGACGGTGACGGTGACGGTGACTGGAGAGCTCTGGAATCCTATGTTTCGGCGAAACGGTCAAAGACCGGACCGTCGCTTTTGTCCCGTTGTTCCCCTTTGTGTTTTTCCTCGTTCTTTGTCAGAACAAACGGAGGAGCCAAAAAGTCTGCCTCCTTGTCTCCGGAAGCACGTGGTTCTCCCGGAGGTTAAAATGTGTTCTGCCGAGTGAACCCCGAAAGTTTTCAGATGCTACCCCATCATTATGAGCCCACTCCATCGGACACCGTTGGACTTGTGGGCCCCGCAAGGTGCAACGGTTCAAGCAGGGccggggtgggggtggggggatTTACGATTATTTATCGACCGCAGGGCTGCACGCGTGACGGGGGGTAATTGAGGTAAATTTGGATGCTACATGGGCCAAAATAGAAATTGAAAgaatggaagagagagaatctgaGATGGAGCTCTAAACTGGTGGGCCATCGAGGGCCCAGTTATTGCGGGCTCGGAAAAGGCCCAAGAACGGAGGTTCGGGCAAGCCCTAGTAAGATTGCAGGAAGTAGGAataggaggagggaggaggaggaagaagattaaGATTGCGATTGCATTAGCAAGCAATTGGCTCTCTCCTGCGGTCCGTCGAATCCATTTCGCGATTGTTTCAGCGGGGAAACGAAGAGAGGGACGACAGCTATGATGGCGGAGGACAAGAAAGAGATCGTACCAACTAAGTACGACGTGGACGCTAAGTGGGACCGGTGCGTCGATCTCACCGTCCGGCGATTCTTCTACTCTTCCTTGGCCGGCGTCTTCGGCGGCCTCCTCCTCTTCAGTACGTgccctcccccccctccccttcGTTCTTCTGTTTTGTATCGTTCCGGATACCTGCAGTGACTGATTCGTCTTGTGCGCGCGAGACAGATTCGTACGAGGGTGCGTGTGTGCGTTTCGTTGCAAATGTGTCTGCTATCGCCGTGTTTTTCCCCGGCACATCACCAGTATTCTCGAATATTGTTCACATTTCTGTCTGGTGATCGCTTTTTGGTGAACTGGAGTTCTTTTGGATAGATGAGGTCATGACTGTCTTTGGctctctctttcaattttgaggttCGGAATGTTTCTTCGTTGATGGAATTTCAGTTCTTCATCTCCCAACTTAGGATGTATTTTTTCATTTCAGCGGCATTTTCAAGAAGTAGAAATGGATACTGAATTCTGTGTTAGCATGTACATGGGTGCTTGTGCCTCTATAGAGCTCACTGTTTTTGTCGTGACAGGGAGCCCCGTGGCTAGATGGTCATCTCTAGCTTTTGGTGCTGGTTTGGGCATTGGGTCTGCTTACACAGAGTGTTCTCAGAAATTCAATGGATTTCCTACAAAGCCACCTACGAAGCCGCCTCCCAAGGCATCCGATGTTTCTGCTCATGAGACAGTAGTGGAGTCATCTCCTCAGGTCtcattctttaaattttaactctataagattttgttcttttaaatttcTCTTTTAACATCACGCAAATTGcttttgtttgcttttctttttgtgtgcaTGACAGTTAATTGTTATTTTGATCAGCTAATTCTGTGCTATTGGTGGGATATAGTAGTAGGGGATGGAATGAGGTAATGTATTATCATTCTTTTGTAGCATGCGCAGCATCTCAGGATGCATAGCAAGGACAAATATAACATTACCATACCAAGggttttcttacttttttacTTTCCCACATGCCCTCAGGCTATGTAGGCAGAGTGCTAGTATGTACGACATTCATGACTGACTTTGCATTCAGACCTTTCTGGGCATTCCATGTGGCTAATAAGCAACAAGCCAAATTTACATCGTAGGATACAAACTCCTAAGGGCTTAGCATTTGAAAATGGTCCTGATGGACGTTGCAAGGTGTTTGCCCAatttaaatatttgaatttatttatcttGTTCTAATTTATAAGATCGAATGTGTAATTTATACTGTATCATATGGAACTTGTAACTGGTTGAAATGTCAATTATCaattgttatgaacttattcTAATAGGCGTTACAACTCACTTAAAGTTGTGTGCTTATAATAATTTACTATTGAAGTGAGTGGTTCAACACTTCTATGAGAGTACAGTCGAAGATGGAGATTAGTTATAAAGGGACATTAAGTGATTTTGTGATGGTAGGAGGCATGGAATGGAGTTAGTTATAGAGCCTGCATTTGGTGAAGTGGATCTTTGGAGTGGCAATTAGATCTGCTTTAAGTTATCTAGTAAAGTATACTTAGTTTTGGTAACTGCCAAAAGAGGATGGCTTGGTGAAAGATTTTTATGGTGCAAAGGCAGTGCTGAAATGTGAATCATGTCATCTATCACTGTTCTTTGATAAATCATACCAGGAGCGTGATGGTTAAGCTAATGGGTGTCCCCTGGTTAACGTGGTTGACAGTGGTAGGAGAGCTGAGGGATGAAATGGTATTTGTTGTTGTGAGGAAATGGGAACATGAATTAGTTCgtcctctttcttttctgggtttattcagaaagaaaaatacATGGAGTCTTTTGAGGGAGAAGAGTCCTTTCTTCCATATGGTTTGTTTGGTCATGTAATAGGATCTGTCCAAAGGGTTCTATCCCCTAAGGGTTTATTTtgtgttagtttttttttttttttccctttttgtgggTAGTAACCACCCATTGCTGTGGTGCCCACAAACAGAGCATTTATGTATGAAGATTGTCATGTTCTTTTACTGTATATTCTGCTTTGGTGTTGTGGTTTGTTTGGTTAGTTTGCTTAGTTTGCTTATATGTCTTTATTCCTTAAAAGGAATCTTATAGGACTTGGTCAACAAGAGCATAGTTTAAAGATTAGGATGTGATAGATGTGATAGAGGATGTTGCCGCAATGCCTATCAAGTATAAGTTTGAGTTAGCAGTAAGCACTAAGAAAGCATCATTTATATTTCGTTGGATGTATACATGAGATGCTATAAATTGGTAGGATTACTGTGCCCTTCCTTTATGTGTCTGAGCTGCCGGCAGAGATCCAAATTTGTTCCTACCAATTTAGACGAGAGTTTATGTTTCTTGGGTAGTATAGGAGTTCCAGTTCAATGTACAAAATGTCATATTTCTAATGCGGCTTTCTTGGCTGCCCACCAGTCAAATTTGATGCCAGTGAATCGACCGACCTTaaccttattttcctttttgagacTGTATCGAAAAAGTTGGTACCTATGCGTATGCTCCGAAAGCTGACTGTCTATGTTGGTAGATATTCTTGATCAGTGGGATGAAATTTTCTGACTTTCTTCATTATGTTTTCCTCTGGGTTCCATGTCATACTTTTGGGTAATAATCATTCATACCTGTTCTATCGTATTGCCCACGAATGCTACTAGGAAGGGACTTGAATGTATTGTTTGTGTATATTCAGGGGTTTTCTTGTGAATTTTGTATCATGGATCTTATATCAATGCATGTTCTTCCCTTCTACTCTGCTATAGAATCGTAGGTTCCAGATCCTTTGAAGGTCCATTTCATTATACTCGTTGACTGTTATGTGAAGTTAGTCTTGACGTCTATAGTCTTCTTAATTGCCCGTGCATGCTCCTAGATAATTAAATCATAttgttgttcttcttcattttctcatttcatttctcAAACTACTTAAGACTCTTGACTTATGCGTTCTTGGGAGTAAGTTAGAATGGGTATGTGTCCAGGCGATCAAGAAGGCTTGGGAATTAAAAGTAGGAATGTTTCAGAACATCTAAAACTGATAATGTCGACCGAGcaattttgatttattgaatCCAGACCAAGATTGAAGCAGAAAATGCGTcaatcaatagaaaaaataaaacagaattTCTAGTTAATAATTGACCAGTTTGGTTTCCGCttggaagaaaaacaaagccAACTTATTCATTTTGGTTTTGATTCCATTTGTTCCTGGATTAAACTTTACTTTGAAGCAGAACTTTATTTGTGTCTATTTTCTGTGTATAAGATAATTACTTCTAGCTAcaaaatcatttcatttttaagtGAAAAGAACGCTCATGAAAACGGAAATATCGTTTCATTTTGGACTCTTTATTCATATATTAAGTTGATTTTAAATTGGGCATGTGAGAACATCTTATTAATGGCGTTATCAGACCATATTATTTTGGTTTAGGGTGCATGTTTAAGTTTATTGTTTTCTCTGTTGACTAAATGTTCTTCTTTCAAATCTTCTATAGGAAGGGCAAGACTGAGGACATCTACGACCTCGAATACACTCGATCTGTTGGACGGAGTTTTCTCAAATTGAGATTGTCGTTGGCCTTTTTTCCCCTGCTAGGGCTTTCGCTATGTGCTCCTAGCATGGTCTCCATGATGAAAGCTGTTGCAAATTTTATAATATGATTGTGTACCTCCCATTTTCACCCTGAAACTGAAATAATGGCTTTACATCATGTTGTGAATTTTGCATTTTCCCCCCTCTGATATGATTTAAGAGACAGGTGTTCCCCTTCCAATTTTGTGGAGCAACGTCTCTGAAGTCCTGTTATTTGCAAACTAGGACTTTAGTTGCTGGGAGCAAGTACTAGGTCCTCCCATGAGTAGCATATCATCATTTAATTAAGGAGAGAGTAAATCTAAGATGAGGAATCTCACAGATTGATCCATACTGAAAAGTTACATTGAGCACCAAGTTGCCAAGGAGATTGATGGCCCTCCGCTAGCCCCTTGGGTCTGTCACTGCATATCAACATCCTCACATCGTCCACCACCGTGAAGCAAAACTATACACGCTCCTAAGATGAGTTACC from Rhodamnia argentea isolate NSW1041297 chromosome 2, ASM2092103v1, whole genome shotgun sequence encodes the following:
- the LOC115735117 gene encoding patellin-3; protein product: MADVAATPPPQATEEFPLAEPPREHAPAEQGELPPPPSAVVTTTTAVESEPLEKSPPTHEEVVVSVDATQKLEAPAEPQKLPPQSFASFKEESNKVADLSDSERKALEELKQLVQEALNTNTFFSKQTPEQEPETGETSVSAGEVSIWGIPLLMDERTDVVLLKFLRARDFKVKDAFVMLRNTVHWRKQFSIDALVDEDLGDDLDKVVFMHGHDREGHAVCYNVYGEFQNKELYQKTFGDDEKRAKFLRWRVQFLERSIRKLDFNPGGICTIFQVSDLKNSPGPGKRELRIATKQALQMLQDNYPEFVAKQVFINVPWWYLAFYAMMSPFLTQRTKSKFVFASPARTAEMLFKYISPEQVPVQYGGLSVDYCDCNPEFTVSDPATEMTIKPGTKQIVEIIIYEKCVIVWELRVVGWEVSYGAEFVPNSGGYTVNIQKPKKMSPADEPVVHGTFKVLELGKVLLTVDNPTSKKKKLLYRFKIDLLGDEGLPNQS
- the LOC115735438 gene encoding MICOS complex subunit Mic10 produces the protein MMAEDKKEIVPTKYDVDAKWDRCVDLTVRRFFYSSLAGVFGGLLLFRSPVARWSSLAFGAGLGIGSAYTECSQKFNGFPTKPPTKPPPKASDVSAHETVVESSPQEGQD